In a genomic window of Pseudoglutamicibacter albus:
- the cas6e gene encoding type I-E CRISPR-associated protein Cas6/Cse3/CasE, which translates to MSITLTRVPLDLTRSGTRRKLASEQVMHAVIAAATDAGAERRVLWRIDGEAAQRTLYVVSPDAPDVSHLSQELLVDEDAIDSRDYQPLLDSLSNGQEFRFRLRANPIINKYREGRDQRSARVPLVGLDAQLGWLERQADRHGFELARSRMGQPEVLVYGQENMQFSKQSGRIVTIRAVVFEGILRVTDAELVRSALVSGIGPAKAYGCGLLTLAPVSASNDV; encoded by the coding sequence ATGTCTATCACTCTGACCCGGGTTCCGCTTGATCTGACTCGTAGCGGTACGCGACGGAAGCTTGCAAGCGAGCAGGTGATGCACGCCGTTATAGCCGCCGCAACGGATGCTGGGGCTGAACGTCGTGTTTTGTGGCGCATCGACGGCGAAGCTGCGCAACGTACGTTGTATGTCGTTTCGCCCGATGCTCCAGATGTCTCTCACCTGTCGCAGGAGCTGCTCGTCGACGAAGACGCGATCGATTCGCGGGATTACCAGCCGCTGCTGGATTCCCTATCGAATGGGCAGGAGTTCCGTTTCCGTTTGCGTGCCAACCCGATCATTAATAAATACCGGGAGGGGCGGGATCAGCGGTCTGCCCGTGTGCCTCTTGTGGGGCTGGACGCGCAGCTTGGTTGGCTTGAGCGTCAAGCTGATCGTCACGGTTTCGAGTTGGCGCGTTCACGCATGGGGCAGCCTGAAGTTCTGGTCTATGGCCAGGAAAACATGCAGTTCTCTAAGCAGAGTGGACGGATTGTCACTATTCGTGCGGTGGTGTTCGAGGGGATTCTGAGGGTCACTGATGCGGAGCTTGTCAGATCTGCGCTGGTTTCGGGTATTGGTCCTGCGAAGGCGTACGGCTGTGGCTTGCTGACGTTGGCGCCTGTGAGTGCTTCGAACGATGTCTAG
- the cas1e gene encoding type I-E CRISPR-associated endonuclease Cas1e — translation MSRTPPGFVPPELPQLARAADRLTFVYLERCRVHRDANAITATDERGTVHIPASTLGTLMLGPGTTVTHQAMTLLHQSGVCAVWTGEEGVRYYGHGRPLAESSRLLEAQAKLFSTTRGRLKVAKAMYQMRFPGEDVSGLTLQQLRGREGVRMRRAYRAAAEEYGIQWSSREYDPNDFDNSDSVNKALSAANAALYGVVHSVIVALGLSPGLGFVHAGTVRAFVYDVADLYKVDLVIPLAFRLASEQPPDISSAARRGLRDLMVDGQFLKRCVQDIRSLLLEESEQELDEDETTEVTLKLWGGFGPEASAKRNYGGT, via the coding sequence ATGTCTAGAACGCCGCCGGGATTCGTCCCGCCCGAGCTTCCTCAGTTGGCTCGGGCGGCTGACAGGTTGACTTTCGTCTACTTGGAGCGGTGCCGTGTACACCGTGACGCTAATGCGATTACGGCGACGGATGAGCGCGGCACGGTTCATATCCCGGCGTCTACGCTTGGGACGCTGATGTTGGGGCCGGGTACGACGGTGACGCATCAGGCGATGACTTTGCTTCATCAGTCGGGTGTTTGTGCTGTCTGGACGGGTGAGGAGGGTGTCCGTTATTACGGTCATGGGCGTCCTTTAGCGGAGTCTTCGCGGCTGCTGGAGGCTCAGGCGAAGTTGTTCTCAACTACGCGGGGGCGACTCAAGGTAGCTAAAGCGATGTATCAGATGCGTTTCCCTGGCGAGGATGTTTCTGGGTTGACGTTGCAACAGTTGCGGGGGCGTGAGGGCGTTAGGATGCGCCGCGCCTACCGTGCGGCCGCAGAGGAATATGGCATCCAGTGGTCTTCGCGTGAGTATGATCCGAATGATTTTGATAACTCTGATTCAGTAAACAAGGCTCTTTCCGCCGCAAATGCTGCTCTCTATGGTGTCGTACATTCTGTAATTGTTGCTTTGGGGCTTTCGCCGGGCTTAGGGTTCGTGCATGCCGGCACGGTAAGAGCATTTGTTTACGATGTCGCAGACCTATACAAGGTTGACCTCGTAATTCCGCTGGCGTTCCGCTTGGCGTCAGAGCAGCCGCCAGACATCTCTTCTGCGGCTAGACGTGGTTTACGGGACCTCATGGTTGATGGTCAGTTTCTTAAGCGGTGCGTTCAAGATATCCGAAGTCTTCTCTTGGAAGAGTCGGAGCAGGAATTAGACGAAGACGAGACCACGGAAGTAACGCTGAAGCTTTGGGGTGGTTTCGGGCCAGAGGCTTCGGCGAAGAGAAATTACGGAGGCACATAG
- the cas2e gene encoding type I-E CRISPR-associated endoribonuclease Cas2e, producing the protein MLVLVLSAVPAGLRGHVTRWLLEISPGVFVGSVSRRVREALWEEIRGSVRTGRAILVWQSNSEQGLEFLIHGHHWEPVDFDGITLMMRPHQPSSSSAKVGSSNASKWRRYGRRSN; encoded by the coding sequence TTGCTAGTCCTAGTTTTATCGGCAGTGCCTGCAGGGTTGCGGGGGCATGTGACTCGGTGGTTGTTAGAGATTTCTCCTGGCGTTTTCGTTGGGAGCGTTTCCCGGAGGGTGCGTGAGGCTCTTTGGGAAGAGATCCGGGGTTCGGTCCGCACTGGCCGGGCGATCCTGGTTTGGCAATCGAATAGTGAACAGGGTCTTGAGTTTTTGATTCACGGGCATCATTGGGAGCCTGTGGACTTTGATGGGATAACGCTCATGATGCGCCCGCATCAGCCTTCCTCGAGCTCAGCCAAGGTTGGTTCCAGCAACGCGTCGAAGTGGCGCCGTTACGGACGCAGATCAAACTAA